A genomic segment from Bradyrhizobium diazoefficiens USDA 110 encodes:
- a CDS encoding ABC transporter ATP-binding protein, with amino-acid sequence MHEPQERPGEARPDDDVILSVEDLAVHFPLGGGLLGRGRRLLRAVDGVDLRLKRGECLGLVGESGSGKSTVALSILGLLGPTRGRIVLDGQVVTNRQSGDRKALARIVQMVFQDPYASLNPRQTVRRTLEDPLRVHGVTAASEIADRVATMLKHVGLRPEQAGRYPHEFSGGQRQRIGIARALILNPKIVICDEPVSALDVSIRAQIINLLLELKETLGLSYIMISHDLGVVEHMSDRVAVMYLGRIVENGDWREIFERPAHPYTQALIAAIPDPLRHAPLATTGGDLPNPLNPPNGCAFSPRCRHAEAVCRQEPGPSLETRPDGHAVRCWRADEITGQAALASTESGHP; translated from the coding sequence ATGCATGAACCGCAAGAAAGGCCTGGTGAGGCGAGGCCGGATGACGATGTCATTCTCAGCGTCGAGGATCTCGCGGTCCATTTTCCGCTGGGAGGCGGCTTGCTGGGCCGCGGCCGGCGGCTGCTCCGTGCCGTCGACGGTGTCGATCTCAGGCTGAAGCGCGGCGAATGTCTCGGCCTCGTCGGCGAGTCCGGCTCCGGCAAATCGACGGTCGCATTGTCGATCCTTGGTCTGTTGGGGCCGACGCGCGGCCGCATCGTGCTGGACGGACAGGTCGTAACGAACAGGCAATCCGGCGATCGCAAGGCGCTGGCCCGCATCGTGCAGATGGTCTTCCAGGATCCGTACGCCTCGCTCAACCCGCGCCAGACCGTTCGTCGCACGCTTGAAGATCCGCTGCGGGTGCATGGCGTCACCGCCGCAAGCGAGATCGCAGACCGCGTCGCGACCATGCTCAAGCATGTGGGATTGCGCCCCGAACAGGCGGGCCGCTACCCGCATGAATTCTCCGGCGGCCAGCGCCAGCGCATCGGCATTGCGCGCGCCCTGATCCTCAATCCCAAGATCGTCATCTGCGACGAACCGGTGTCGGCGCTCGATGTCTCGATCCGCGCCCAGATCATCAACCTGCTGCTGGAATTGAAGGAGACGCTCGGCCTGTCCTACATCATGATCAGCCACGACCTCGGCGTCGTCGAGCACATGAGCGACCGCGTCGCCGTGATGTATCTCGGCCGTATCGTGGAGAATGGCGACTGGCGCGAGATCTTCGAGCGGCCGGCGCACCCCTATACGCAAGCCCTGATCGCCGCGATCCCCGATCCGCTGCGCCACGCACCGCTCGCGACGACAGGGGGCGACCTTCCCAATCCGCTTAATCCGCCGAATGGATGCGCGTTCAGCCCGCGCTGTCGTCACGCCGAAGCCGTGTGCCGCCAGGAGCCCGGTCCGTCGCTGGAGACGCGTCCCGACGGGCACGCGGTGCGGTGCTGGCGGGCTGACGAGATTACGGGGCAGGCGGCATTGGCCTCGACCGAAAGCGGACATCCCTAG
- a CDS encoding ABC transporter ATP-binding protein, with the protein MTGTPLIEVEDLRIDLDDGSRRVAAAEGISFRIDRGETFGLVGESGCGKSITALALIGLLRPPLSIGGGAIRFEGREIQHLSAARQRELRGNRIAMIFQEPMTALNPVSPVGRQIAEMFVLHQGKSWREADRLAVEALASVRVPAPERRVKDYPHQLSGGMRQRVMIAIALACGPDLLIADEPTTALDVTVQAEIIELMRNLCAERGTAILMISHDLGLVANVCRRVAVMYAGRIVEERGSADIFRAPSHPYTQGLVDSLPRLGSRAALGRTRLQEIAGVVPAITAFPDGCRFNPRCARATDICRTAAPETTRLDAGGLVRCHHHA; encoded by the coding sequence ATGACGGGCACGCCGCTGATCGAAGTCGAGGATTTGCGCATCGATCTCGACGACGGATCGCGGCGCGTTGCGGCGGCCGAGGGCATTTCGTTCCGCATCGATCGTGGCGAGACGTTCGGCCTGGTCGGCGAATCCGGCTGCGGCAAGAGCATCACGGCGCTCGCCTTGATCGGCCTGTTGCGGCCGCCGCTGTCGATCGGCGGCGGCGCCATCCGGTTTGAGGGGCGGGAGATCCAGCACCTTTCCGCGGCCAGGCAGCGGGAGCTGCGCGGCAATCGCATCGCCATGATCTTCCAGGAGCCGATGACGGCGCTCAATCCGGTCTCGCCTGTGGGGCGGCAGATCGCCGAGATGTTCGTGCTGCACCAGGGCAAGAGCTGGCGGGAAGCAGACCGGCTGGCGGTCGAGGCGCTGGCGAGCGTCCGCGTCCCCGCGCCCGAGCGACGCGTCAAGGATTACCCGCACCAGCTGTCGGGGGGCATGCGACAGCGCGTGATGATCGCCATCGCGCTCGCATGCGGTCCGGACCTTCTGATCGCCGACGAGCCGACCACCGCGCTCGACGTGACCGTGCAGGCCGAAATCATCGAGCTGATGCGGAATCTGTGCGCCGAGCGAGGAACGGCCATCCTGATGATCAGCCACGATCTCGGCCTGGTCGCCAATGTCTGTCGCCGCGTTGCCGTCATGTATGCCGGCCGCATTGTCGAGGAGCGCGGCTCGGCCGATATCTTCCGGGCGCCCTCGCACCCCTATACGCAAGGCCTGGTCGACTCGCTGCCGCGGCTGGGCAGCCGCGCGGCGCTTGGCCGTACCAGGCTCCAGGAGATCGCGGGCGTCGTGCCGGCGATCACGGCTTTCCCTGATGGCTGCAGGTTCAATCCGCGTTGCGCGCGGGCGACCGATATTTGCCGGACCGCGGCGCCGGAGACGACACGGCTGGACGCGGGCGGTCTGGTGAGGTGTCACCACCATGCATGA
- a CDS encoding ABC transporter permease: protein MKLRANLVIGGALFALAILVGLLAPWLAHTDPVLDANLMNAEEPPSWTWWFGTDGQGRDIYSRVVYGARISLTVGIVSQLINSVIGVALGLSAGYWGGWWDDVVNGLTNLMLAIPSLIFALAIMAVLGPGLTSLLIALGLTNWSFTCRIARASALSLRSQGYVQAATVLGYGDLRIMITQLLPNMLGPIIVIGTLGMGSAVLSEAALSFLGLGVRPPFPSWGSMLSEARDQITTAPWLSVFPGLAIFLTVLGLNLLGDGLRDILDPQSRSRRT, encoded by the coding sequence ATGAAGCTCCGCGCCAATCTCGTCATCGGTGGTGCCTTGTTCGCGCTTGCGATCCTGGTCGGCCTGCTCGCACCCTGGCTGGCGCACACCGATCCCGTCCTGGACGCCAATTTGATGAATGCGGAAGAGCCCCCGAGCTGGACCTGGTGGTTCGGGACCGACGGGCAGGGCCGTGACATCTATTCCCGCGTCGTCTACGGCGCGCGCATCTCGCTGACGGTCGGCATCGTCTCGCAGCTCATCAACAGCGTCATCGGCGTGGCACTGGGCCTGAGCGCCGGCTATTGGGGCGGCTGGTGGGACGATGTCGTCAACGGACTGACCAATCTGATGCTCGCGATCCCCTCGCTGATCTTCGCGCTGGCCATCATGGCGGTGCTTGGACCAGGCCTGACCAGCCTGCTCATCGCACTCGGGCTGACCAACTGGTCCTTCACCTGCCGGATCGCGCGGGCCTCGGCGCTGTCGCTGAGGAGCCAGGGCTACGTGCAGGCGGCAACCGTGCTCGGTTACGGCGATCTGCGCATCATGATCACGCAGCTCTTGCCGAACATGCTCGGCCCCATCATCGTCATCGGCACGCTTGGCATGGGCAGCGCGGTCTTGTCCGAAGCAGCCCTTTCGTTCCTCGGCCTCGGCGTCCGTCCGCCTTTTCCGAGCTGGGGCAGCATGCTGTCGGAAGCCCGCGACCAGATCACGACGGCGCCGTGGCTCTCGGTCTTTCCGGGCCTTGCCATCTTCCTGACGGTGCTCGGCCTCAACCTGCTCGGCGACGGCCTGCGCGACATTCTCGATCCGCAATCGCGGAGCCGGCGCACATGA
- a CDS encoding ABC transporter permease yields MLSFLIRRLLQTIPTVLAVVMLVFVLFSVVPGSIVSTMSDDSDPQVEARMKKQLGLDEPVYLRFGSYIAKLATGDFGTSFRTREPVTTMIAKRMGPTLQLIFASMAFAVAIGVPLGFVAALRPGGVVDSAAMVVAVSGLSMAKFWLGLLLMYLFALKLGWLPSFGYGDGGLKNLILPAVTLGVSPMALLARTTRAAVLEIMHADFVRTARSKGMSETRVVKWHVMRNALVLILTTMGLQFGALMGQAVVVEKLFSWPGIGSLLVDSVLQRDIPAVQGSILVVVLFFLAINLLIDLLYGVIDPRIRYA; encoded by the coding sequence ATGCTCTCCTTCCTGATCCGTCGCCTCCTGCAAACCATTCCGACCGTGCTTGCCGTGGTGATGCTGGTCTTCGTGCTGTTCAGCGTCGTTCCCGGCAGCATCGTCTCGACCATGAGCGACGACAGCGATCCGCAGGTCGAGGCGCGCATGAAGAAGCAGCTCGGCCTCGACGAGCCCGTCTACCTGCGCTTCGGCTCCTATATCGCGAAGCTCGCGACCGGTGACTTCGGGACCTCGTTCCGGACGCGCGAGCCGGTCACGACCATGATTGCCAAGCGGATGGGGCCGACCCTGCAATTGATCTTCGCGTCCATGGCATTTGCGGTCGCGATCGGCGTGCCGCTCGGCTTCGTCGCGGCGTTGCGGCCTGGTGGTGTCGTCGACAGCGCGGCGATGGTCGTGGCGGTGTCGGGTCTTTCAATGGCCAAGTTCTGGCTCGGACTGCTGCTGATGTACCTGTTCGCGTTGAAGCTCGGCTGGCTGCCGAGTTTTGGCTATGGCGATGGCGGCCTCAAAAATCTGATCCTGCCGGCCGTGACACTCGGCGTTTCGCCGATGGCGCTGCTGGCCCGGACGACGCGAGCGGCGGTCCTCGAGATCATGCACGCCGACTTTGTCCGCACGGCGCGATCGAAGGGCATGAGCGAGACGCGCGTCGTGAAGTGGCACGTGATGCGCAACGCGCTCGTCCTGATTCTCACGACAATGGGCCTGCAATTCGGCGCGCTGATGGGGCAGGCGGTCGTCGTCGAGAAACTGTTCTCCTGGCCGGGCATCGGCTCGCTGCTGGTCGACAGCGTCCTGCAACGCGACATTCCCGCCGTCCAGGGCTCCATCCTCGTGGTGGTGCTGTTCTTTCTCGCGATCAATCTGCTGATCGACCTGCTGTACGGCGTGATCGATCCCAGGATCAGATACGCATGA
- a CDS encoding ABC transporter substrate-binding protein encodes MMFRIVAIVAGLGLALAGSVEAQTPRKGGTIRMTAPYGSSFTSLDIHTTQRAQDEIYAKALHRSLYIWNSAEGKPVLELAKEDVVSGGGLVHTFKLRDDAYFHNGRKMTADDVIWSYNRIMDGAKAYPGARFVRVIEGAAAVEKGQAKEISGLKKIDDFTLEMKLTEKVDPGFYFFTALTSIYPADEAAKDSFIQKPIGLGPFKFVEHVPGSRIVLERWDRFYKPGKPYADKVIVSVMGEAAARDVAFRNKEIDTSVLGPAQYVAYQSDADLKGTIVEVAEVFTRYMGMNTAFKPFADKRVRQAINYAIDTDLIINKLVKNKAYRATSWLPLTSPLYDKTMKPYAFDPAKAKQLLTEAGYPSGFEFEWTTSQNESWGLPIVTAVIPMLDKVGIKAKVKQVETAVLAEVVRSGDYQAFIYSQQTGPDPQAALKCFHSSTPQSACNYMNFKNADFDKLIDEAGQTDDAAKRGQLLQKANALLYEEAPIWFFNYNKAVMAVQPWLKGVQLNATELTHQNVEDLWVDETSPAK; translated from the coding sequence ATGATGTTCAGGATTGTGGCGATCGTCGCTGGATTGGGACTGGCGCTCGCCGGATCGGTGGAGGCTCAGACTCCGCGCAAAGGCGGAACCATCCGGATGACGGCGCCCTACGGTTCCAGCTTCACCAGCCTGGACATTCACACCACGCAGCGCGCCCAGGACGAGATCTACGCCAAGGCGCTGCATCGGTCGCTCTACATCTGGAATTCCGCGGAAGGAAAACCCGTCCTGGAACTTGCCAAGGAGGACGTGGTCTCGGGCGGAGGCCTCGTTCACACCTTCAAGCTGCGCGATGACGCCTATTTCCACAATGGCCGCAAGATGACGGCCGACGACGTCATCTGGTCCTACAACCGCATCATGGACGGCGCCAAGGCCTATCCCGGCGCGCGCTTTGTCCGCGTGATCGAGGGCGCCGCCGCGGTCGAGAAGGGCCAGGCCAAGGAAATCTCCGGCCTGAAGAAGATCGACGACTTCACCCTCGAGATGAAGCTGACCGAGAAGGTCGATCCGGGCTTCTACTTCTTCACCGCGCTGACCTCGATCTATCCCGCCGACGAGGCCGCGAAGGATAGCTTCATCCAGAAGCCGATCGGTCTTGGACCGTTCAAGTTCGTCGAGCACGTGCCGGGATCGCGCATCGTGCTGGAGCGGTGGGACCGCTTCTACAAACCCGGAAAGCCCTACGCCGACAAGGTCATCGTGTCGGTCATGGGCGAGGCCGCGGCGCGCGATGTCGCCTTCCGCAACAAGGAGATCGACACCTCGGTGCTAGGACCTGCGCAGTATGTCGCCTACCAGTCCGACGCCGACCTCAAGGGCACCATCGTCGAGGTCGCCGAGGTCTTCACGCGCTACATGGGGATGAACACCGCGTTCAAGCCGTTCGCCGACAAGCGCGTCAGGCAGGCGATCAACTATGCGATCGACACCGACCTGATCATCAACAAGCTGGTCAAGAACAAGGCCTATCGCGCCACCAGCTGGCTGCCGCTGACCTCGCCGCTCTACGACAAGACCATGAAGCCCTACGCCTTCGATCCGGCCAAGGCCAAGCAGCTGCTGACTGAGGCCGGCTATCCCTCAGGCTTCGAGTTCGAATGGACCACCAGCCAGAACGAGAGCTGGGGTTTGCCGATCGTCACGGCCGTCATCCCGATGCTGGACAAGGTGGGCATCAAGGCGAAGGTCAAGCAGGTCGAGACGGCGGTGCTGGCGGAGGTGGTTCGCAGCGGCGACTACCAGGCCTTCATCTATTCCCAGCAGACCGGCCCGGATCCCCAGGCCGCGCTGAAATGCTTCCACTCGTCGACGCCGCAATCGGCGTGCAACTACATGAACTTCAAGAACGCCGATTTCGACAAGTTGATCGACGAGGCCGGGCAGACCGACGACGCCGCAAAGCGCGGCCAGCTGCTGCAAAAGGCCAATGCGCTGCTCTACGAAGAGGCGCCGATCTGGTTCTTCAACTACAACAAGGCGGTCATGGCGGTGCAGCCGTGGCTCAAGGGGGTTCAGCTGAATGCGACGGAGCTGACCCATCAGAACGTCGAAGACCTCTGGGTCGACGAGACCTCGCCCGCGAAGTGA